The window GTGCGTTCGCCCAGCGCGTCGATGAAGCTGTTTACGTCTTGGTATGCTCCCTGCGTTAACTTGTGACTGAAAGCGCGTTCCCTGAAAAACACACAGAAATCCTTCAGTCCGTTGATGTTATAAATCTTGTCGCAAGGGGCATAGCCTAAATTACCGTTAATGGATATTTCGTCGACAATTATCCACCGGTAGCCAAGCTCGGCGATGATGTGAGCCACATCCTTGCTGTAGCACATCTCGGGGGGGAAGAAGCCGGAGGGCTTGTAGACATCGCCGAAGTATTTGCGGTTGACCTCGGTATTGAGCTTTATCTGGCGGACCATCTCGGAGCGCGGGATAAGAGGCAGAACGGGATGATACATTGCGCTGGCGGTCATCTCTATCTGTCCGCGTTCCGCAAGTCTTCTCAGCCCGCTGATGATATCTTGCAGCCCGTATCTGTCCAGTTGCTCCGTCAGTGAGGCGTTTATATTCAGCGTGATTCTGGTGCACTGATTATGGCTCAGTATCTCCACCAGCTTGCGGTAACACTCGCCGGCGGCCTTCCTGATGCCTTCCTCCGTCTGTGTCGGCGGTTGATAGATGTGCAGGAAATTAGCCCAATACATCCGTCCAGCCCTCCTTCTACTACGGTGTCATGAATATCTCATCAACGATTTTGTTGGATATATGACGCGCCGCCGCGACTTTGTAGTAGAATTCCCTTTTAATTTTGGGGCTGCAATTGCTCATACTGATAGCTTTATATGCGTTCAGGACAACTTCACGCTGCTTTGTTAAGCCTCTGTGTATCAGATTGGGATCCCACCAGGGTCTCCTGCTGGCCCACCAGAATTGATCGCTGTGCATCGCCGCGTCCAATAATGTCCGCGCGTTGTCCGCGTATTGTTTCGCCGTATTGTCTTTAGCCACCGCGACGGCTTTATTAACCATCGCCATGGCGATTTCCATATGTTCCCACAGGTATTGATGTATTCTGTTGTCCGGGCTATTCCATAACGGGTATGGGTTTCCCTCCTCGATATCCGAAAGCTCGGTGCTCCATGAAGACGTCCTGGGCTCTATGGTCTCGCCGCGAGGGAAGATATCGAGCAGTTCGCTTATGGTTACGGCCTTGATATCCTTGCCTTCGGTCACTTCCCTTAATTGCAGAAAACCGTCGTGCTGTCCTGCCGTTATCCTGGACTGATCATGTCCCGGACCAGATGCGGCTGGTGCTGTCGGCTTGCTTGCGAATTTATTCGGGGCGTCTGCGTCACGCTCGAGCGACTGATAAACCTTTGCCAGGAAAATCTTCTCCCACCCCTGTATATGATGACCGAAGGTTTCCGCGTCCATGGCTGTGACGACATATATATCGCCTTTGCCCTTTTGAGATTTCTGCACTTGCTTCAGATGCTCGATGAATCCGGGGGCATCTATGTTGTGGAAACTTATTTTATTGCTGAGTATGTTATCGCGGAAGAAAACGGCGACCTTGCTCCCTTTGACGTCGATTTGATGGATAACATTCGTTGGCCAAGGTACGGGACACGCGACGCCGCTAAGGATAATCCAATGATGCCCAGAATCGACTATAGGCTTCATTATTTCTTTGCTATAGCACATCTCGGGAGGGAAAAAGCCTTTGGGTTCATAAACTTTTTCCAAGAGATGTTTATTGGTCTTGTGGTTCTGGCTGATCTGTCGTTCCATCTCAGATTGAGGTATCAGCGGGAGGATGGGGTGATATATGCCTGAACCCGTGAACTCCACCTGGCCCCGCCGAGCCAATTCCTTGATACCCCTGAGAACGTCGTTGTATCCGTGGTCATACAGCATCTCTGTAAGCACGGCGTTTATGTTTATGGTGACCTTGGCATGAGGAAGATCGGTGAACAGTTCCACCAGCGGGCGGTAGGATTCAACGCAGACCTTTCGCAGCACCCAGTGCAGTTGAGTTGGCGGCTGGTAGAAGTGCAGCAATGGAGCCCAATAAATCAAACTAGACCTCCGAGTCGGATATGACAATTATATATAAAAGCAGCCCAATAATGCAAAAGCAGGAATCTTGTTATACCGATTTAGGTTCATTGGCATTATTAATCTAACCTATTAAATTTGGTAATACTACAAGAAAGACTGGATGCCGTCAAGTCTTGCGAGATAAATAACGATAAAGGACGAGGTTTTTTCCAAAAGCAGTTGCAAAATTATTTACGTTGGAGTATATTAATGATTCACTAGGGCTGAATATCATCCGTGTAACTTATTCTGACCCATATGTCTGTTAGCGCATGGTTTTAGGAATCCGCTTCTCCAAGCGTTAACGGCTGGATGATTAGCGACATTCTATCTGTGACGTATATTGTATCGGAAGAACTGTATTGCAGTTTACATTCTCTTAATATACGTCTGTTATCATGATAGACGGGCATGGGCTTGAAATGCTAAATTTCTATGGCAGTATCCAGCCGATGGCTTATGTGAAAAGGGTAGGGCCGCATCAGGCCGGAACCCGTTGGCATGGTGCTAAGAGTTTTTCAATAGAACGTTCAATACGCGGATACGAGTCGCGAGAGCCCGTCGCTGATATCAAGAGAGGTGCAGTATGATTCAGGGAAGAATAACGCCGCAAAATACGGAATTCGTCATACTTTGTTTTGAAGGCCCGGATCAGTACTCGCTGGCGGGAGGTCTGGGTGTTCGCGTTGCTAATCTTTCAGCGACACTGGCTAAGATGGGCTTCCAGACGCATCTGTTTTTTATCGGCGACCCGTCGCTTGATGCTGTCGAATACAGACAGAACGGAAAGCTGGTGCTTCATCGCATGTGCCAGTGGATCAGCAAATACCATCCAAACGGCGTCTATGAGGCGGAGGAGGCCAAGCTCTACGATTATAACGAGTCCATACCGCGCATCGTAAAAGACGAAATCGTTAAGCCCGCAGCGGCCAAAGGAAAGCTGGTGGTGGTTCTCAGCGAGGAGTGGCATACCGCCGAAGCACTGTGCCGCCTCAGTGATTACCTATATTACGATGGGCTCAGGGACAAGGCGATAATGTACTGGAATGCCAACAATCTCTTCTCTTTCCACCGCATCAACTGGGGTCGGTTGGGTTACGTGTCGACCATCACTACTGTCAGCCGTTATATGAAACATCTTATGTGGCGCATGGGTATGAATCCCATCGTGATACCGAACGGCATACCCAGGGACCTGTTGCGCAAGGTAGATGATGAGATGTCGACCAGGCTGCGTGAGGCTATAGGAGCCGATCTCGTATTATGCAAAGTGGCCCGATGGGACCCGGATAAACGGTGGGACAGCGCTGTGGAGACGACGGCGAGGCTTAAAGAAAGGGGAATCCACACCGTTCTTCTGGCCAGGGGGGGGATGGAGCCTTACGGGAAGGAAGTTTTGGGCAAGGCTCGTTCTCTGGGTCTGGTGATCGGTGAGGCTTATACCGATGATAATTCATTTGAAGGCTATGTTAATGCGCTGAGTAAGGCTTCATATGCCGATGTCATCGATATCAGATTCCACGTCCCGATAGACTTCCTGCGCATCGTATATCATGCGTGCGATGCCGTGCTGGCGAACAGCGGTCACGAGCCTTTTGGCATCGTAGGTTTGGAAGCCATGGCCGCGGGCGGCATCGCCTTTGCGGGATGCACGGGCGAAGACTACGCTATACCGTTCGTAAACTCCTTCGTACTTGAAACGCCCGATCCCATGGAAGCAGTAGGCTATCTTATGTATCTGAGAGACTATCCCGAGGAGGGCGTACGAATAAGGGAGGCGGCCAGGCGCACAGCGCGGTATTTTACGTGGGAGGCGGCGGTGCTCAATCTCGTACGTAAGTTGGAGAACCAGGCGCGCATCAAGGGAGTCCTGGGCGGTGTGCCTACACCCTCGGAGCCTCAGTTTGCCATATCAAAGCTGCCGCCGGAACTGGTGTCTACTGCGATGAAGCGGAATTATAACAGGTAGACTGAGGCTGATATGGCTCGTGATTTAGTAATGTATTGCGTGGCGCACCAGCCGAGGCGCCTTAAATTGCCGGCTCAGCCCATCCCCGCCAATGCCGATATCGAGGATATAGAGCGCTGTCTGTTCGATGAGGCGATGAACGAGCGTTACCTGCACAAGGTAGCTAACTGGTGCTACTATCCGGCCACGGAGATGTTTCTCGACCTCGTCGAGGGCGGGATGAAGATGTCCCTCGGTTTTTCCGTATCCATATTAAGGCAGTTGGAAAGCTGGGACCGGAACCTGTTCGAGATGTTTCAGAGGCTGGTGGCGCATCCCAATGTTGAGCTTGTCGATGTTGAGCCGTATCACAGCTTTTTACCGCTATGCGACCTGGAGGCATTCGTCAAGCGAATGACGAAGTCGCGCGACGAGTTGAAGAAGGTTTTTGGCAAGAGACCCGTGGTAACTGATACTACCGAGATGCTGATGTCCAGCGGAATTTATCAAGCCCTGAGCGAAGCGGGATTCAAAGGAGCGTTGCTCGACGGCCGCCCGTGGGTGATGGAGTGGCGGGAGCCTACTCATCTCTATCACATGGGCAGGGATATGGCGCTTCTGGCCAGGCATTACGACCTTAGCGACGACGTCGGCTATCGCTTTTCCAACAGAGGGTGGTCTGGTTTTCCATTGTACGCCGATTCCTATGCGCACTGGCTCAGGGAGACCTGGGGCGACTTTATTGTGCTGGCCTGGGATTACGAGACCTTCGGCGAGCATCACTCCCGCGACACGGGCATCTTCGAGTTCATGAGGCACTTGCCGGATGAAATGGCCAGAAGGGACATGCGGACGCTGACGCCGAGCGAGATAATCGACAAGTATAGTGACCGGAGCTATCATCTGCCGTTGCCGGCGTTCCCCTGCACCTGGGCCGGCACCGGAGGCATGGAGTTCTTTCTGGGTAACGCCGCTCAGCAGGCCGTGTTTCAGTTGATGCTGCTGGCTTATAACAAGGCTCTGCTTACAAAGAATAGAAAGATTATCGATATAGCTATATGGCTGCTGCAGTCGGACAACCTACATCTAATCCAGTGGTTCGGCAGGTACGGTGCGGAGGCTGAGGTTTCGGCCTATTTTACGCCACAGGAATGGTGGCGTCTGGGTCCTAACGGCATAGTATGGGAGATCCAGCAGGTATATAAGAATTTTATCGGTGCTCTGGACGCGTATCTATAGTTGGAGCAAGAGGTGGAAAGGAGGAAGCGCTGATATGACTAAGATACTAAAGGAACATGCCGAGAGGCGGCTGGCCAATGTGCCTGATAAGTATGTGTTCTGGTGCAATGACGGCTGTGTTATACACAGTATAAGAGAATTAAAGGAAGCCCTGGAGTTTATGAGCGATGAGACTTACGCTTATCATGCCAGTAAAGAGAAAAACGATTTCAGCAACTGGGTTAAGGACATAATCGGAGACGAAAAACTGGCAAGAGATTTATTCAAGTCATCCAATAAACGTCAGGCCGCTGATTACGTGAAAACCAGGGAGACGTTTCTGCTAGGTAAAATCTAGCGGGTTCGGATTATCTTTTACTTTCTTTCACAAACCACGAACACACCAAAATCGTAGACAGCTTTTACTGCAGAGGTTTCGTACCTCATCCTTTTCGTCGCGGCCTGTATTCTGCCACTTAGCACTTATACGTTGCGAATATTCCAGTCACTGCTTAGTCGCATCCGGTTTGGTGTCGCCAAAATAGACCTTCATGTGCGGCCAGGGTATCTCTATACCTTCATCATCGAAGGCCCTCTTTATTCTCTTTCTGATTTCTCCCATGACATCCCATTGCATAATCGGTTTGGTATCGCCGAGAATCTTTAGATCGATGCCGGAATCCCCCAGGTTGTCGACCCTTAGCACTTGGGGAGCCTTGATAATGGATGGCTTCCAGAGGGGCTCTTCAGCCATCTCCTTACATACGCGGTTTATCACTGCAATAGCATGGTCTAGATCGGTTCCATAGGATACGGAGATATTCAGGTTTACCCGTGACCATTCCTTGGTGAAGTTGGAGATAATTCCACTCTCTCCATTGGGTATAAAGTGGACGATCCCGTCCAGGTCTCTCATTACGGTGCGTCTCATGTTTATCTCTTCCACTACGCCGCTTATGCTGCCTATCCTGACTACATCGCCGACGTTATATTGGTTTTCCATGATGATGAACAGTCCTGCGATCAGGTCGCGGATGAGATACTGGGCGCCGAAACCGACAGCAACACCCACGATGCCGAATCCTGCTATGAGAGGTCCGATGTTGACACCCAGTTCAGACAGTATCATGAAGAGGGCTATAACCAGTATCAATATGCCGCTGGTAACCACGAAAACCTTGGAGAGGGTCTTTGTCCTCTTCGCCTGCTCCTCTTTGGCTTTGCTGCTCCATTTGCCTTTGCCCATCGTTATCTGCATGGCGTGAGGAATGGCTTTGCGTAATGCAAGATATAGTAATGTAGAGAAAACGATGATAAGCAGGATTCTCACGCCGTGATCTATAAACCAGTCCTTGCCATGAGTGGCAAACCAGTCGTCGGGCACGAGTTCTTTGGCCGCAAAATATAAGGCGGCGACGATGATTAACAGAATAACGGTCCATATAGAGTACGATTTTAGTTTGTGTTTAAGATTTTTTCTTTCCATTTTTTACCTCTAGCAGTTGTCTCTTAGATTATAACTCTATAATATCGCCAGAGTTCTCCAGCGAAAGAAAGATCAGCAGGTAGTCTCTAAGGTGCCTCGTTATAAGGAAGTTTTGCCTTACATGCTCCCTGCCGTTTTTACCGAGCCAGTTCGCGTATTCAGGATTAGCTAGAAGCTGTTTTATCGCGTAGGCTGTCCCAGGTATCCCGTGCGAGAGAAGCCCGGTGAATCGATTTCTCACTTGCAGCGGTATGCCGCCTACGGCCGATGCCACCACGGGCCGGGCTTTCCACAGGGCTTCGCTCACGGTTAGCCCGAAGCCTTCGCCCAGAGATTTCTGAACTATCACGGTCGATGCCCTCTGCAGCGCATTTATTTCGATATCGCTTCCCGGAGGAATCAGCAATACATGGATGTCCGGATTGTTTCCCGCTACTTCCCGCACCTCGGCCAGAACTTTATCCGATTCCGGGTCGTCCGTGGCGGTGCCGCCGCCCAGCACCAGCCTGCAATCTATGTTTTTCTTTACCATCTCAAAGGCGCGTATCAAGCCGACCGGATCCTTCAAATAGTCGTATCTTGATATCTGGGTAATTATCGGCTTGTCTCTCGGCACGCCGTATTTGGATAGAACCGAGTCCACGGTTTCAGCCGGCAGATCCCTGTTCTTGTCGCTCAGCGGGTCGATTGAAGGCGGGACGAGGAACTGCCTGATAGGCAATTCAGTGGAGAACGCTGGCGCCGAGAAAACGCTGGCGTCGTATTGTACTACCATTGGCAGCAGGAATTCCCACACCGCCGGATTCGGATGCGAGATGTCGATGTGGCATCTCCATATCCATTTCCCTCCTAATTCATTTTTGCGGGCGATAAGGCCTATCGGCTGCGGGTCGTGGATGTAAACGAAATCGCCGTTAATTTCCGTTTCCTGTATGTTTCTATCGGTCGTCTCCTGAAAATATGCGAAGTCAACAGGCGTAATTTTCTCCTGCCTGCCATGGAGCGCGTTGTGGAATCTCTTTGTCACCTGGAAAAATTCGTCGTTGCCCTTTATCACGTTCCAGCGCGCGTCCACGCCGAGCTGAGAGCACAGCGGTATCATGCGGCTGAGTATCTCCGCCACGCCGCCGCCGCTGAAGGTGGAGTTGATGTTCTGGATAACCTTGCCGGAGAGCTTGTCGGCGAGGTAGCGCAGTTCGTCGATGGCGCTCTTTCCGATGACAGGCTCGTATTCGGCGATGCTTATTTTATGCGTTTTTCGACCAGTTGTATTAGCGCTGATCGCAGTCCCTCCAAGCTATATGTATACGGGTCAAGCCTCGCGATATCCCTGCTGAGCTCGGTCTCGTCAAGGTTCTCTTCGAGCCACGTAGAGAAGTCGTTGGAGCCCTTACCGAGCCTCATCCTCGACTCGAAGACATGGTAATACAAAGAGTTCAAGCTTATCTTGCGCAATGTTTCGACGAATTCCCTGAGATCCTCTGCCTGATACGGCGTTGGCAGGATGACGCTTACCGACTTCATAAAATGGAACTCTTCCCCGTCCATGGCGCTTCTGCCTATACAGGAGGCATCAGACATATTCTCCTCGATTATGCCGATGATTCGATCCCTCAGCGCTCCCAAGGAGGTGAATTCAAAGGTATCGACGCTGGCAAGCTTCTCTCCCAGGATATCGTTGCCTAAGGCATCGCTCACCCAGACGGCGAAGTCGTTACTGGGCTCCGGCGTTAGATAATGGTGCTCTTCTAAGAAGTGGTGCGTGTGGTAGTAAATCACCGAATCAGGTACCGATCTCAGATTTTCCAGCAGCCCGCCCAGCGTTTTGGCTTTCAATCCGGTTAGCTCGGTGAGGTTC is drawn from Dehalococcoidia bacterium and contains these coding sequences:
- a CDS encoding mechanosensitive ion channel family protein → MERKNLKHKLKSYSIWTVILLIIVAALYFAAKELVPDDWFATHGKDWFIDHGVRILLIIVFSTLLYLALRKAIPHAMQITMGKGKWSSKAKEEQAKRTKTLSKVFVVTSGILILVIALFMILSELGVNIGPLIAGFGIVGVAVGFGAQYLIRDLIAGLFIIMENQYNVGDVVRIGSISGVVEEINMRRTVMRDLDGIVHFIPNGESGIISNFTKEWSRVNLNISVSYGTDLDHAIAVINRVCKEMAEEPLWKPSIIKAPQVLRVDNLGDSGIDLKILGDTKPIMQWDVMGEIRKRIKRAFDDEGIEIPWPHMKVYFGDTKPDATKQ
- a CDS encoding glycosyltransferase — encoded protein: MIQGRITPQNTEFVILCFEGPDQYSLAGGLGVRVANLSATLAKMGFQTHLFFIGDPSLDAVEYRQNGKLVLHRMCQWISKYHPNGVYEAEEAKLYDYNESIPRIVKDEIVKPAAAKGKLVVVLSEEWHTAEALCRLSDYLYYDGLRDKAIMYWNANNLFSFHRINWGRLGYVSTITTVSRYMKHLMWRMGMNPIVIPNGIPRDLLRKVDDEMSTRLREAIGADLVLCKVARWDPDKRWDSAVETTARLKERGIHTVLLARGGMEPYGKEVLGKARSLGLVIGEAYTDDNSFEGYVNALSKASYADVIDIRFHVPIDFLRIVYHACDAVLANSGHEPFGIVGLEAMAAGGIAFAGCTGEDYAIPFVNSFVLETPDPMEAVGYLMYLRDYPEEGVRIREAARRTARYFTWEAAVLNLVRKLENQARIKGVLGGVPTPSEPQFAISKLPPELVSTAMKRNYNR
- a CDS encoding glycoside hydrolase family 57 protein — its product is MARDLVMYCVAHQPRRLKLPAQPIPANADIEDIERCLFDEAMNERYLHKVANWCYYPATEMFLDLVEGGMKMSLGFSVSILRQLESWDRNLFEMFQRLVAHPNVELVDVEPYHSFLPLCDLEAFVKRMTKSRDELKKVFGKRPVVTDTTEMLMSSGIYQALSEAGFKGALLDGRPWVMEWREPTHLYHMGRDMALLARHYDLSDDVGYRFSNRGWSGFPLYADSYAHWLRETWGDFIVLAWDYETFGEHHSRDTGIFEFMRHLPDEMARRDMRTLTPSEIIDKYSDRSYHLPLPAFPCTWAGTGGMEFFLGNAAQQAVFQLMLLAYNKALLTKNRKIIDIAIWLLQSDNLHLIQWFGRYGAEAEVSAYFTPQEWWRLGPNGIVWEIQQVYKNFIGALDAYL
- a CDS encoding glycosyltransferase, translated to MSANTTGRKTHKISIAEYEPVIGKSAIDELRYLADKLSGKVIQNINSTFSGGGVAEILSRMIPLCSQLGVDARWNVIKGNDEFFQVTKRFHNALHGRQEKITPVDFAYFQETTDRNIQETEINGDFVYIHDPQPIGLIARKNELGGKWIWRCHIDISHPNPAVWEFLLPMVVQYDASVFSAPAFSTELPIRQFLVPPSIDPLSDKNRDLPAETVDSVLSKYGVPRDKPIITQISRYDYLKDPVGLIRAFEMVKKNIDCRLVLGGGTATDDPESDKVLAEVREVAGNNPDIHVLLIPPGSDIEINALQRASTVIVQKSLGEGFGLTVSEALWKARPVVASAVGGIPLQVRNRFTGLLSHGIPGTAYAIKQLLANPEYANWLGKNGREHVRQNFLITRHLRDYLLIFLSLENSGDIIEL